One genomic segment of Photobacterium sp. DA100 includes these proteins:
- a CDS encoding iron ABC transporter permease, whose product MKEKYLFWRTSGWGFSLLLVLPILAIFYTALGETDNVFSHLMGTVMPTYAANTFWLVAGTLVLALLFGLPAAWIMAMCRIPGEKVLQWSLVLPLAMPGYIIGYIYTDWLDYAGPVQILLRDIFGWQTMQDYWFPNIRSLGGASLVLALVLYPYIYLLARAAFMEQSTSLLQSARLLKCSPLDSFRRISLPLARPSIAVGMSLVAMETLGDFGTVSYFAVNTLTTAVYDTWLGYSNLNAAAKISAIMLLVIFVLISAERFSRRKQKMFQQEFEHGDDVRYVLSGWKKWLALGWCWGLVAFAFLMPLMQLGYYGWHYFGDSWTSQFQQYSYNSLKVSLIAAVLAVALALIVNFYRRLDGRSFTMVPARLSSLGYAVPGTVLAIGVMIPLTSADHLLNDFTIANGLGRPGLVFSGTMFAIIFAFVVRFAAVAVGSIESSLAKIPPSLDMASKTMGYASLSMLRRVHLPLIRRGCLIAGLLVFIESMKELNAALLLRPFNFETLATYVFNFASDEQLELAALPAILLVIVGLIPLVMVNRSLEQKH is encoded by the coding sequence ATGAAAGAAAAATATTTATTCTGGCGGACCAGTGGTTGGGGCTTTTCCCTGCTGCTGGTTTTGCCTATTCTGGCCATCTTCTACACCGCTCTCGGTGAGACTGATAACGTCTTCTCCCACTTGATGGGAACTGTGATGCCGACTTATGCCGCCAATACGTTTTGGTTGGTGGCTGGCACCTTGGTGTTGGCATTGTTGTTTGGTTTGCCGGCAGCTTGGATCATGGCGATGTGCCGTATCCCCGGTGAAAAAGTGCTGCAGTGGTCACTGGTACTGCCGCTGGCCATGCCGGGCTACATCATCGGCTATATCTATACCGATTGGCTTGATTATGCCGGCCCGGTACAAATCCTGCTGCGCGATATCTTCGGTTGGCAGACGATGCAGGACTACTGGTTCCCGAATATCCGTTCGCTCGGTGGGGCGAGCCTGGTGCTGGCCTTGGTGCTGTATCCTTATATCTACCTACTGGCCCGAGCGGCATTTATGGAGCAGAGCACCAGCTTGCTGCAATCGGCCCGATTGCTCAAATGCAGCCCGCTGGACAGCTTCCGCCGTATTTCACTGCCTCTGGCCCGTCCGTCGATTGCGGTGGGGATGTCGCTGGTGGCAATGGAAACTCTGGGGGACTTTGGTACCGTCAGCTATTTCGCGGTGAACACCCTGACGACGGCAGTCTATGATACTTGGCTGGGGTATTCTAATTTGAATGCGGCCGCCAAAATCTCTGCCATCATGTTACTGGTGATCTTTGTCTTGATCAGCGCCGAACGTTTCAGCCGCCGCAAACAGAAAATGTTCCAGCAGGAATTCGAGCATGGCGATGATGTCCGCTATGTGCTCAGTGGCTGGAAGAAGTGGCTGGCGTTAGGCTGGTGCTGGGGCTTGGTGGCATTTGCTTTCCTGATGCCGCTGATGCAGCTAGGTTACTACGGTTGGCATTACTTTGGCGACAGCTGGACCAGCCAATTCCAGCAGTACAGCTACAATAGCCTGAAGGTCTCTCTCATTGCCGCTGTGCTGGCGGTCGCCTTGGCTTTGATTGTGAATTTCTATCGCCGCTTGGACGGTCGCAGCTTTACTATGGTGCCGGCCCGACTTTCTTCCTTGGGCTATGCTGTGCCGGGAACGGTATTGGCGATTGGGGTGATGATCCCGCTTACCAGCGCCGATCACCTGCTCAATGACTTTACCATCGCCAATGGTTTGGGTAGGCCGGGGCTGGTATTCTCCGGTACCATGTTTGCCATTATTTTTGCCTTTGTGGTGCGCTTTGCAGCCGTGGCGGTAGGCAGCATCGAAAGTAGTCTCGCCAAGATCCCGCCGTCGCTGGATATGGCCTCCAAGACCATGGGGTATGCGTCGCTGTCGATGCTGCGCCGCGTCCACCTACCGCTGATCCGCCGCGGCTGCTTGATTGCCGGTCTTTTGGTGTTCATCGAGTCGATGAAAGAGCTCAATGCCGCCTTGTTATTGCGTCCGTTCAACTTCGAGACCTTGGCAACCTATGTCTTTAACTTCGCTTCTGACGAGCAGCTTGAGCTGGCTGCCTTACCGGCGATCCTACTGGTCATTGTTGGCCTGATCCCTCTGGTGATGGTTAACCGTTCTTTGGAGCAGAAACACTGA
- a CDS encoding ABC transporter ATP-binding protein, with protein MTHALSVSNLTCKYNGQAVLENLSLPVKDNEIVCLLGASGCGKTTLLKAIAGLLPLESGVIHINGRTIADEHTWLPPEKRNIGMIFQDYALFPHLTVAENIAFGLRDWDKAKVTAKIQQMLELVRLTGLDDRYPHQLSGGQQQRVAIARALACEPDLILLDEPFSNIDTQVRHGLIKEIRRIFKAQGVTAIFVTHSREEAFAFADRMAVMNNGVIEQFGTATELYYRPSSRFVAEFLGTGSYLPVTLADGKTLSTPFGAINLGSAPASNGDAEWLLRPQNLKVQPAEDGAGVITEQLFMGDICRYTVEFQGHSLIVNSHLILQIGQRVAVTLEPHEPVVFAAAS; from the coding sequence ATGACTCACGCATTATCTGTTAGCAACCTGACCTGCAAATACAATGGTCAGGCCGTACTGGAAAACTTGTCGCTGCCGGTAAAAGACAATGAAATTGTCTGCCTGCTGGGGGCCAGTGGCTGTGGCAAGACAACCTTGCTCAAGGCCATTGCCGGTTTGCTGCCACTGGAAAGTGGAGTCATTCATATCAACGGCCGTACCATTGCCGATGAGCACACCTGGTTGCCACCGGAGAAGCGGAATATCGGCATGATCTTCCAGGACTATGCGCTGTTCCCGCACCTCACGGTGGCGGAAAACATCGCTTTTGGCCTGCGTGACTGGGACAAGGCCAAAGTGACCGCCAAGATCCAGCAAATGCTGGAGCTAGTGCGCCTGACCGGGCTCGATGACCGCTACCCGCACCAGCTTTCTGGCGGCCAGCAGCAGCGTGTCGCGATTGCGCGGGCATTAGCCTGCGAGCCGGATTTGATTCTATTGGATGAACCGTTTTCCAACATTGACACTCAGGTGCGCCACGGCTTGATCAAAGAGATCCGTCGTATCTTCAAGGCGCAGGGGGTAACGGCGATTTTCGTCACCCACAGCCGTGAGGAAGCATTCGCGTTTGCCGACCGTATGGCGGTGATGAATAACGGGGTGATCGAGCAATTTGGCACGGCGACAGAGCTTTACTATCGTCCGAGCAGCCGCTTTGTTGCTGAATTTCTCGGCACTGGCTCCTATTTGCCTGTCACACTGGCCGATGGCAAAACGCTCTCGACGCCGTTTGGGGCGATTAACCTCGGCAGTGCCCCAGCCAGCAACGGCGATGCCGAATGGCTGCTCCGTCCGCAGAACCTCAAGGTGCAGCCGGCGGAAGATGGTGCAGGGGTTATTACCGAGCAGTTGTTCATGGGGGATATCTGTCGTTATACGGTGGAGTTCCAAGGCCACAGCCTGATTGTCAACTCCCACCTTATTCTGCAGATCGGCCAGCGAGTGGCAGTCACCCTTGAGCCGCACGAGCCGGTGGTCTTTGCCGCCGCCAGCTAG
- a CDS encoding TetR/AcrR family transcriptional regulator translates to MDTIAKKTRTRLSPEKRKEQLLNFALDVFARRGIGRAGHADIADMANVSVATVFNYFPTREALVEEVLTQVEHHFTAMMDDGLANKQPFEQQLTSICYHLIDEVVEQKDWLKVWFEWSTSVREEIWPLFVNRNQEHFSQLNERFEQAALSDDFSACDRAWQFQGLCYILYLQTNITPEREKMQALADSHIKALFNK, encoded by the coding sequence ATGGATACGATCGCGAAAAAAACAAGGACTCGTCTATCCCCTGAAAAACGCAAAGAGCAACTTCTCAACTTTGCACTAGATGTCTTTGCCAGACGCGGCATTGGCCGTGCGGGACACGCAGATATTGCCGATATGGCCAACGTCTCTGTTGCCACCGTCTTCAACTACTTCCCAACCCGAGAGGCACTGGTCGAGGAGGTCCTGACCCAGGTCGAGCATCACTTCACAGCAATGATGGACGACGGCCTAGCGAACAAACAGCCCTTTGAACAGCAGCTGACTTCTATTTGCTACCATCTCATCGACGAAGTGGTCGAGCAAAAAGACTGGCTAAAAGTTTGGTTTGAATGGAGCACATCAGTGCGGGAGGAGATCTGGCCGCTTTTCGTCAACCGCAACCAAGAGCATTTCTCACAGCTGAACGAACGGTTTGAACAAGCCGCTTTATCGGATGATTTCTCCGCCTGCGACCGCGCATGGCAGTTTCAGGGCCTGTGCTACATCCTCTACCTGCAAACCAATATCACCCCAGAGCGGGAAAAGATGCAGGCGTTGGCCGATAGCCACATCAAGGCACTGTTCAACAAATAG